In Lentimicrobium sp. L6, the following proteins share a genomic window:
- the purH gene encoding bifunctional phosphoribosylaminoimidazolecarboxamide formyltransferase/IMP cyclohydrolase, translating into MKFKELKTIKTALISVFHKDGLQEILEELDRLNVEIISTGGTYDHIIKQGFKAKTVESITDYPGIFGGRVKTLHPDIFGGILHRRHLAEDLAELEKYNIPAIDLVIVDLYPFEKTVATADEESQIIEKIDIGGISLIRAAAKNFKDVIIIPSQDQYGELLKMLQKQNGASSIENRKYFAAQAFNVSSHYDTAIFNYFNGTEEIPSFKISQKNGAVLRYGENPHQEGMFYGDLEKVFSQLHGKAISYNNLVDLDAAIKLISEFDEPTFAILKHTNACGLASDKSLSEAWNKALAGDPISAFGGVLACNKEVDEETAKAVNKLFFEIIIAPSYEKNALEVLKSKKNRIILQADSYDFPTKIYKSILNGTLVQGSDDVSETKEDTKVITEQAPSIRELEDLVFANLIVKHTKSNAIVLVKNKQLIGSGTGQTSRVDALKQAIIKAEAFNLDLEGSVLASDAFFPFADSVEIANQSGVKAVIQPGGSVRDQDSIDYCNQNNMSMLFTGNRHFKH; encoded by the coding sequence ATTAAATTTAAGGAATTGAAAACTATAAAAACCGCACTCATATCTGTATTTCACAAAGACGGATTACAGGAAATCTTAGAAGAACTAGACCGATTAAATGTAGAGATTATTTCTACTGGCGGGACTTACGATCACATTATAAAACAAGGCTTTAAAGCAAAAACTGTTGAATCAATTACCGACTACCCAGGTATTTTTGGCGGTAGAGTGAAGACTTTACATCCCGATATTTTTGGTGGTATTTTACATCGTCGTCATTTAGCCGAAGATTTAGCAGAATTGGAGAAGTATAATATTCCAGCCATCGATTTAGTAATAGTCGATCTTTATCCTTTTGAAAAAACAGTGGCTACAGCTGACGAAGAAAGTCAAATTATTGAGAAAATCGATATTGGCGGAATTAGTTTAATTCGTGCTGCTGCTAAGAATTTCAAAGATGTTATTATTATTCCTTCTCAGGATCAATATGGTGAGCTTCTTAAAATGCTTCAGAAACAAAATGGAGCTTCTAGCATAGAGAATCGTAAGTATTTCGCAGCTCAAGCCTTTAATGTTTCTTCTCATTACGATACCGCCATTTTTAATTATTTTAATGGTACTGAAGAAATTCCTTCTTTTAAAATATCACAAAAAAACGGTGCTGTTTTACGTTATGGTGAGAATCCTCATCAAGAAGGCATGTTTTATGGTGATTTAGAAAAAGTATTTTCTCAACTCCATGGTAAAGCCATCTCTTACAACAACTTAGTAGACTTAGATGCAGCAATTAAATTAATATCAGAATTTGACGAACCAACTTTTGCCATTCTAAAACATACCAATGCCTGTGGATTGGCTTCCGACAAAAGCTTATCTGAAGCCTGGAATAAAGCATTAGCTGGCGACCCTATTTCGGCCTTTGGTGGTGTGCTGGCTTGTAATAAAGAAGTGGATGAAGAAACGGCTAAAGCTGTCAATAAACTATTTTTCGAAATAATAATTGCCCCTTCTTATGAAAAAAATGCATTAGAAGTGCTGAAAAGCAAAAAAAATAGAATAATTTTACAAGCTGATTCTTATGATTTTCCAACAAAAATCTATAAATCAATTTTAAATGGTACTTTAGTACAAGGTTCCGATGATGTTAGTGAGACAAAAGAGGATACGAAAGTAATCACAGAACAGGCTCCAAGCATCAGAGAACTTGAGGATTTGGTATTTGCTAACTTAATAGTGAAACATACCAAATCAAATGCTATTGTATTGGTGAAGAACAAACAGTTGATTGGTAGTGGAACAGGTCAAACAAGTAGAGTTGATGCCTTAAAACAAGCGATTATAAAAGCTGAAGCCTTCAATTTAGATTTAGAAGGATCTGTATTGGCTTCAGATGCTTTTTTCCCGTTTGCTGACTCAGTAGAGATAGCAAATCAATCAGGTGTTAAAGCGGTGATTCAACCTGGTGGATCAGTGCGAGATCAGGATAGCATTGATTATTGTAATCAAAACAATATGAGTATGCTATTTACAGGAAATAGACATTTTAAACATTAA
- the htpG gene encoding molecular chaperone HtpG, with protein MQEGKINVQTENIFPIIKKFLYSDHEIFLRELVSNAVDATQKLKTLASMGKVKDELGDLTIQVIADKEAKTLTIRDRGIGMTAEEIDKYINQIAFSGAEEFVNKFKNKSEAEQNAIIGHFGLGFYSSFMVSDKVEIFSKTYKKGGSTKAVRWECDGSPNYTIEETDKTERGTDIVLHISDEEKEFLEESKILELLNKYSKFLPVPIQFGKEKKQEKVEGEKDKDGNDVYKEVETDRIINNSDPIWKKAPAELKDEEYKNFYHELYPMNFEEPLFHIHLNVDYPFNLTGVLYFPKLKKNLEVQKDKIQLYSNQVFVTDSVEGIVPEFLTLLHGVIDSPDIPLNVSRSYLQSDRNVKKISNHITKKVADKLEEIFKNNREELEAKWDDIKVFIEYGMISDEKFSEKAMKFALLKNTDGKHYTFEEYNTQVKETQKDKDNKVVYLYSTDKDEQYSYIQAAKDRGYDVLEMDGVLDNHFINTLEQKLTDVQFKRVDADTIEKLIDKDEKLPSKLDEKQQEVLKPVIEKNIDKAKFTVVFESLSETESPIIITQSEFMRRMKDMEKLGGGGMMGLGGFPETYNLVVNSNHPLVTEVLEEKEEEVQQAKVKQMYDLALLSQSLLKGKELADFIKRSFSLIK; from the coding sequence ATGCAAGAGGGAAAAATTAATGTACAAACGGAAAACATCTTTCCAATCATTAAGAAGTTCTTATACTCAGATCACGAAATATTCCTAAGAGAATTGGTTTCCAACGCTGTGGATGCTACTCAGAAATTGAAAACACTAGCTTCAATGGGCAAAGTGAAAGATGAGCTTGGAGATCTAACTATTCAGGTTATAGCTGATAAAGAAGCCAAAACCCTTACTATTAGAGATAGAGGTATTGGTATGACAGCTGAGGAAATTGATAAATACATCAATCAAATTGCTTTTTCAGGTGCTGAAGAGTTTGTGAACAAGTTTAAAAATAAGAGTGAAGCAGAACAAAATGCTATTATCGGTCATTTTGGCTTAGGTTTCTATTCTTCTTTTATGGTTTCTGATAAAGTAGAAATCTTTTCTAAGACCTATAAAAAAGGAGGCTCAACAAAAGCTGTTCGTTGGGAATGCGACGGAAGTCCTAATTATACGATAGAGGAAACTGATAAAACAGAAAGAGGAACTGATATTGTTCTACATATTTCTGATGAAGAAAAAGAGTTTCTTGAAGAAAGCAAGATTTTAGAATTGCTTAATAAATACAGCAAATTTTTACCTGTGCCCATTCAGTTTGGTAAAGAAAAAAAACAAGAGAAGGTAGAAGGTGAAAAAGATAAAGATGGTAACGATGTCTATAAAGAAGTAGAAACTGATCGTATCATCAATAATAGTGACCCAATTTGGAAGAAAGCTCCTGCAGAATTAAAAGATGAAGAATACAAAAACTTCTATCATGAGCTTTATCCAATGAATTTTGAAGAACCTCTTTTCCATATTCATTTAAATGTGGACTATCCATTTAATCTAACAGGAGTTTTATACTTCCCTAAATTAAAAAAGAATCTAGAGGTTCAGAAAGACAAGATTCAATTATACAGTAATCAGGTTTTCGTTACTGATTCTGTTGAAGGAATAGTGCCTGAGTTCTTAACTTTATTACATGGTGTAATTGATTCTCCAGATATTCCATTGAATGTATCTCGTTCTTATTTGCAAAGTGATAGAAATGTGAAGAAAATTTCTAATCACATCACTAAGAAAGTAGCTGATAAGTTAGAGGAGATTTTTAAGAATAATCGAGAAGAGCTAGAGGCTAAATGGGACGATATCAAAGTATTCATTGAGTATGGTATGATTTCTGACGAGAAATTTAGCGAGAAAGCCATGAAGTTTGCTTTATTGAAAAATACTGATGGTAAACATTATACTTTCGAAGAATATAATACTCAAGTTAAAGAGACTCAAAAGGATAAGGATAATAAAGTAGTTTATCTGTATTCTACTGACAAAGATGAGCAGTATAGTTATATTCAGGCCGCTAAAGATCGTGGTTATGATGTTTTGGAAATGGATGGTGTTTTAGACAATCACTTCATTAATACATTAGAGCAAAAATTAACTGATGTTCAATTTAAAAGAGTAGATGCTGATACCATTGAAAAATTAATTGATAAAGACGAAAAGTTGCCATCTAAATTAGACGAGAAACAGCAGGAAGTATTAAAGCCTGTTATCGAGAAGAATATCGATAAAGCTAAATTTACTGTTGTTTTCGAATCTTTAAGCGAAACAGAATCTCCAATCATTATTACTCAGTCTGAGTTTATGCGTCGTATGAAGGATATGGAAAAACTTGGTGGCGGAGGAATGATGGGGTTGGGTGGATTCCCTGAAACATATAACCTTGTGGTGAACTCAAACCATCCTTTAGTAACGGAAGTATTAGAGGAAAAAGAAGAGGAGGTTCAGCAAGCCAAGGTGAAGCAAATGTACGATTTAGCTTTGCTTTCTCAAAGTCTACTGAAAGGTAAAGAGCTCGCTGATTTTATCAAACGAAGTTTTAGCCTGATTAAATAA
- a CDS encoding LemA family protein, with translation MKKSWIVIIVIVLFVLIGFNYGKGKYNSMVVANETVDAQWAQVENVYQRRADLIPNLVATVKGYAGHEKETLEGVVQARAKATSTTINANNMNPAALQKFQAAQDGLSSALSRLMVVVEKYPDLKANQNFLQLQAQLEGTENRITVERKRFNETARDYNLSVKMFPNNLFANMFGFENKAYFEAKQGSDEAPKVEF, from the coding sequence ATGAAGAAATCTTGGATAGTTATTATCGTTATTGTGCTGTTTGTTTTAATTGGTTTCAATTACGGAAAAGGAAAATATAATAGCATGGTTGTGGCTAACGAAACTGTTGACGCACAATGGGCACAAGTGGAAAATGTATATCAAAGAAGAGCCGATTTAATTCCGAATTTGGTAGCTACTGTAAAAGGTTATGCTGGTCATGAAAAAGAGACCTTAGAAGGTGTAGTACAAGCAAGAGCTAAAGCTACCTCTACTACAATTAATGCCAATAATATGAATCCAGCTGCTTTACAAAAATTCCAAGCAGCACAAGATGGATTGAGTTCTGCATTAAGTCGTTTAATGGTGGTTGTCGAAAAGTATCCCGACTTAAAAGCTAATCAGAACTTCTTGCAATTACAAGCTCAGTTAGAAGGAACGGAAAACAGAATTACAGTTGAGCGAAAACGATTCAATGAAACAGCTCGTGACTATAACTTGTCAGTTAAAATGTTCCCGAATAATTTGTTCGCTAATATGTTTGGATTTGAAAACAAAGCATACTTTGAGGCAAAACAAGGATCAGATGAGGCACCAAAAGTTGAATTTTAG
- a CDS encoding TPM domain-containing protein, translating to MPKAKGFFSTADEMMILNAIRHAESNTSGEIRVHVEDRCKTDVLDRASQVFDLLKMQKTKLRNGVLFYLAVKDKKFAIIGDAGINAKVADDFWDEIKVMLLQNFKKGEFAKGISDGIVKAGDQLKVHFEYMDDDVNELPDDISYA from the coding sequence ATGCCAAAAGCAAAAGGATTTTTTAGTACAGCAGATGAGATGATGATTCTCAATGCTATTCGTCATGCGGAGAGTAATACTTCTGGTGAAATTAGAGTTCATGTGGAGGATCGTTGCAAAACTGATGTTCTAGATCGAGCTAGTCAGGTTTTCGATCTTTTAAAAATGCAGAAAACCAAACTTCGAAATGGAGTACTGTTTTATTTAGCCGTGAAGGATAAAAAGTTTGCCATTATTGGAGATGCAGGAATTAATGCTAAAGTTGCAGATGATTTTTGGGACGAAATTAAGGTTATGCTTTTGCAAAATTTTAAAAAAGGTGAATTTGCTAAGGGTATATCAGATGGGATTGTGAAGGCAGGAGATCAATTAAAGGTCCACTTTGAATATATGGATGATGATGTGAATGAATTGCCAGATGATATTTCCTATGCTTAA
- a CDS encoding YgcG family protein, whose translation MKKHITLIINLFFGFLFALSAQIPERPSPPRLVNDFAHILTSAEINNLERKLVNYNDTTSTQIAVVTVSDIAGMDVAQFGTETAHKWEIGQKGKDNGVLLLIKAKTVKSRGQANIAVGYGLEEFIPDATAKNIIEYEMLPFFKEGRMYDGIDAATSSMMSLLSGEFSADQYNQRGADAGDAVGIIVFLFIIGIFMFAGRARGSQHGLSSRASGFPWWIFLFSGGGRSSGSGWSDFSGGSGSFGGGGFGGFGGGGFGGGGASGSW comes from the coding sequence ATGAAGAAACACATAACTCTAATTATCAATCTGTTTTTTGGATTTCTATTTGCTCTGTCAGCTCAAATACCTGAAAGACCGTCTCCTCCAAGATTGGTAAACGATTTTGCCCATATTTTGACATCCGCAGAGATTAATAATTTGGAGAGAAAATTGGTAAATTATAATGATACCACTTCAACTCAAATTGCAGTGGTTACGGTATCAGATATAGCAGGAATGGATGTGGCTCAATTTGGAACAGAAACTGCACATAAATGGGAAATTGGACAAAAAGGAAAAGATAATGGTGTCCTGTTATTAATAAAAGCGAAAACTGTAAAGTCTCGTGGCCAAGCAAATATTGCAGTTGGTTATGGTTTAGAAGAGTTTATTCCTGATGCTACGGCTAAGAATATCATTGAATACGAAATGCTTCCTTTCTTCAAGGAAGGAAGGATGTACGATGGAATTGATGCGGCAACAAGCAGTATGATGTCTTTATTATCAGGTGAGTTTTCTGCTGATCAATATAATCAAAGAGGTGCGGATGCTGGTGATGCGGTTGGAATTATCGTATTCTTATTCATTATCGGAATATTTATGTTTGCTGGAAGGGCAAGAGGATCACAGCATGGTCTTTCTTCTCGTGCCTCAGGATTTCCTTGGTGGATATTCTTATTCTCAGGTGGAGGTAGAAGCAGTGGGAGTGGTTGGAGTGATTTTAGTGGCGGTAGTGGAAGTTTTGGTGGTGGTGGCTTTGGTGGCTTCGGTGGTGGTGGCTTTGGTGGTGGTGGTGCCAGTGGTAGTTGGTAA
- a CDS encoding ATP-binding protein, with protein MRTYQRGFEQNSIITIVTFILLYIMVFFALDSPLNHLLFAWPSIIIYLVIMGGRFWMLFNGQKTTEDYKITQVLIYAGAIFWSMNYGLGLIMQPSIQENLLIIIFLMGIGAAGAIGLSKDSKLTVGFLLSLFVPSAIFSFIYLDKLNLFIGLAFAMYCVYLMFYSNKYYRISQENIAGKLELEHQKEALEDHQKLLTIQNQQLEETLSKAKMADKAKSLFLANMSHEIRTPLNGIIGMSHLLKQTEMNGDQYKKVSIIEFSAETLVSLVNDILDFSKIEAGKLELDLDHFNLHEVINNTCELFVEKSKEKKLEFRCEISPDVPVFVYSDEIRIKQILINLINNAIKFTSAGGIDIHINVENKTEKGLFLKFEVIDSGIGISKENQEKLFSAFTQSDASFTRKFGGTGLGLAISKKLSSLLGGNIGLESELGKGSNFWFTVSVEEGKEKILQQDVAEVGIRKSLQILLSEDNKINVLVAKQMIENAGHRVVVANNGMEAVECFQQQEFDLIIMDIMMPEMDGLEATWIIRQMEREKNTPNIPIIALTANVVREDQEKYISAGMNDFISKPIHPQILLEKIEKLFQDSE; from the coding sequence ATGAGAACTTACCAAAGAGGATTCGAACAAAACTCTATAATCACTATAGTCACCTTTATACTTCTGTATATAATGGTGTTTTTTGCTTTAGATTCTCCTCTGAATCATTTGCTATTTGCTTGGCCATCTATAATCATCTATTTGGTGATTATGGGAGGGCGCTTTTGGATGTTATTCAATGGGCAGAAAACCACAGAAGATTATAAAATTACTCAAGTTCTGATATATGCTGGTGCCATATTTTGGTCCATGAATTATGGTTTGGGTTTGATAATGCAACCAAGTATTCAAGAAAACCTATTAATCATCATCTTTCTCATGGGAATTGGAGCCGCTGGAGCTATTGGATTATCAAAAGATAGTAAACTGACAGTAGGCTTTCTTTTGAGTTTGTTTGTGCCTTCTGCTATTTTTTCCTTCATATATTTGGACAAGTTGAATCTGTTTATTGGACTCGCATTTGCGATGTATTGTGTTTACTTAATGTTTTATTCCAATAAATATTATAGAATTTCTCAGGAAAATATAGCAGGTAAATTAGAACTTGAACATCAAAAAGAAGCTCTGGAGGATCATCAAAAACTATTAACTATACAAAATCAACAATTAGAAGAAACCTTAAGTAAGGCAAAAATGGCAGATAAGGCCAAAAGCCTTTTTCTAGCCAATATGAGCCATGAAATACGAACACCTTTGAATGGGATTATTGGGATGAGTCATTTGTTGAAACAGACTGAAATGAATGGAGATCAATATAAAAAAGTATCTATCATTGAATTCTCAGCCGAAACACTAGTTTCTTTAGTGAATGATATCTTAGATTTTTCTAAGATTGAAGCAGGAAAGTTAGAGCTAGATTTAGATCATTTTAATCTCCATGAAGTCATCAATAATACTTGCGAATTATTTGTTGAGAAAAGTAAAGAAAAGAAATTGGAATTCCGCTGTGAAATATCACCCGATGTTCCTGTTTTTGTTTACAGTGATGAGATCCGGATTAAGCAAATTCTAATAAATCTAATTAATAATGCCATAAAATTTACCAGTGCAGGAGGAATAGATATTCACATTAACGTTGAAAATAAAACAGAGAAGGGTTTGTTTTTAAAATTTGAAGTTATTGATTCTGGTATTGGGATTAGCAAAGAAAATCAGGAGAAGTTGTTTTCTGCATTTACACAAAGTGATGCATCATTCACGAGAAAATTTGGTGGGACAGGTTTGGGTTTGGCTATTTCAAAAAAACTGTCATCATTACTTGGAGGGAATATTGGTTTAGAAAGTGAATTGGGAAAGGGTTCTAATTTTTGGTTTACGGTTTCTGTTGAGGAAGGAAAGGAGAAAATACTGCAACAGGATGTCGCTGAAGTAGGAATAAGAAAAAGCTTGCAAATTTTATTATCAGAAGATAATAAGATTAATGTTCTTGTGGCAAAGCAGATGATTGAAAATGCAGGTCATAGAGTGGTAGTGGCTAATAATGGAATGGAAGCGGTGGAATGTTTTCAACAACAGGAATTCGATCTAATAATAATGGATATCATGATGCCAGAAATGGATGGCTTAGAGGCCACTTGGATTATACGACAAATGGAAAGAGAAAAGAACACCCCCAATATTCCTATCATTGCTTTAACCGCAAATGTGGTTCGAGAAGACCAAGAAAAATATATATCCGCAGGAATGAATGATTTTATAAGTAAGCCCATCCATCCTCAAATTCTGCTTGAAAAAATAGAAAAGTTATTTCAAGATTCAGAATAA
- a CDS encoding SPOR domain-containing protein translates to MKKIFSLFIVLLLFAIGVLGQNKSIPEDFCITQKEYQLYELINQYRAKLMLEPITLSNSLCFVAKTHAKDLSQNYPIGEDCNMHSWSANSDWKSFCFPADQNRKNDIKDKAKELTSYPGKAWEITYWDNQELNLDNVVEFWTSIEYTAAMLSNTEKWKDKVWRSIGLGIYDGYVLLWLGEKEDVELNTIVCETGERIMNKSIPNELIVPVASQMSSSSNTVKAKHYYIIIGSYKKKADAQAAIDSYHQMGYPNAQLIEEQGRVRVAIDKLESEVDANESLAKYRNKFQGAWVFLKQ, encoded by the coding sequence ATGAAAAAAATATTTTCTCTATTTATTGTTTTATTACTTTTTGCCATTGGTGTTTTGGGTCAGAATAAATCCATCCCTGAAGATTTTTGTATTACCCAAAAAGAGTATCAATTATACGAACTCATCAATCAATATCGTGCTAAACTGATGCTTGAACCCATTACCTTAAGTAATTCTTTATGTTTTGTGGCTAAAACCCACGCCAAAGATTTGTCTCAAAACTATCCGATTGGAGAGGATTGTAATATGCATTCTTGGTCAGCAAATAGTGATTGGAAATCATTCTGTTTTCCTGCCGATCAGAATAGGAAAAACGATATTAAGGATAAAGCTAAAGAATTAACTTCTTATCCTGGTAAGGCTTGGGAGATTACTTATTGGGATAACCAAGAATTAAATTTGGATAATGTGGTAGAGTTTTGGACCAGTATAGAATATACCGCAGCCATGCTCAGTAATACCGAAAAATGGAAAGATAAGGTTTGGAGGAGTATTGGTCTCGGTATCTATGATGGTTATGTTTTGCTTTGGTTGGGAGAAAAGGAGGATGTTGAATTAAATACCATCGTCTGCGAAACTGGAGAAAGAATAATGAATAAATCCATCCCAAATGAATTGATTGTGCCGGTAGCTAGTCAAATGAGTTCATCAAGTAACACTGTAAAGGCAAAGCACTATTATATTATTATAGGTAGTTATAAAAAAAAGGCAGATGCACAAGCGGCCATTGATAGTTATCATCAGATGGGTTATCCCAATGCACAGTTAATTGAAGAGCAAGGAAGAGTTAGGGTTGCTATCGATAAACTAGAATCCGAAGTAGATGCAAATGAATCTTTAGCAAAGTATCGTAATAAATTCCAAGGGGCTTGGGTTTTTTTAAAGCAGTAA